The stretch of DNA GTCGGCGACCCCGACGCAGTGGTACGCGATCGCGTAGGCGGAGTTGGCGCCGGGAAGCGGCGGGCGGACGTTTCCCACGTCATCGCCCAGGTCTTCCAACGCGCCGAGCATGCCGTCGAAGGCGCGGCGCAAGAAGTACAGGTATTCGTGCTGGTCTCGCAAGGTGGGGTCCTCGTCGATGGGGGAGCCGGGATGGGGTTCCATATCCGTCACCGGCTTATACGGTGACGGAATTAGGATGGGGTTCCTGGGCTGGCCTGTCAACGCCCGACGTCCTCATGCAGAGGGGCAGATCATCACCACATTGACAGGTGATCACATCGATCTGGTGGGACACCTGGATCTAGAGATACTGTCCAGAAGTAGAATTTCGGTCGACTAACATGAGAGCGGAACGCGGCCCTGCCCTACTCGAGAAGACGGACGTCACTCCATGACCACCACGCCCTCCACCACTGCCGGGACGCTGGCCGACCCCGACACCCCGTTCGCGGTGGTCGACGTACACAAGGCGCTGCGGAACATCGACCGACTCGCCACCAAGGCCGACCAGCTCGGCGTCACCCTGCGGCCACACGTCAAGACGGCCAAGAGCCTTGATGTCGCCGCCCTCATGCACGGCGCGGCCCCGAACCCCGTCACCGTCTCGACGCTCGCGGAAGCCGAGGCGTTCGCCGACGGCGGCTACACCGACATCACCTACGCCGTCGGCATCGACCCGCACAAACTGCCCCGTGTGCTCGCCCTGTTGCGCCGTGGCGTCACCCTCCGCGTCCTGCTGGACAGCGCCGAGCAGGCCGCCTTCGTCGCGGAAGCCTCGCGCCGGGCCGGAATCGGCATCCCCGCGCAGATCGAGATCGACTGCGACGGCCACCGCGGCGGCCTCAAGACCGACGACCCCGCACTCCTCGACATCGGCCACACCCTGCACGACGCCGGATGCCTGGACGGTGTGCTGACCCACGCGGGCGAGTCCTACTTCGCCTACTCGGCGCAGGAGCAGCGGCTGGCGGCGGAGAACGAACGCGACACCGCCGTCACCGCCGCCGGGAAACTGCGCGCTGCCGGGCTGCCCGTCGCGACCGTCAGCGTCGGCTCGACGCCCACCGCACACGCCGCCGAGGACCTCACCGGTGTCACCGAACTGCGCGCCGGCACCTACGTGTTCTTCGACCTGGTGATGGCCGGTCTCGGGGTGTGCCGGATCGACGACCTCGCGCTGTCGGTCGTCGTCACCGTCATCGGACACCGCCCCGAGTACGGCTGGATCGTCACCGACGGCGGCTGGATGGCGATGTCCCGCGACCGTGGCACGGCGGCCCAGCCCCAGGACCAGGGGTACGGTCTGGTCACCGACCTGGCGGGGCGCCCGATCCCCGGCCTGGTCATGAGCGCCGCGAGCCAGGAGCACGGCACCATCACCGCCCGCGACGGCGCCACCCTGCCCGACCTGCCCATCGGCACCCGGCTGCGCATCCTGCCGAACCACGCCTGCGCCACCGCCGCACAGCACCGTGGCTACCACGTCATCGACAGCAGCC from Streptomyces asiaticus encodes:
- a CDS encoding DSD1 family PLP-dependent enzyme: MTTTPSTTAGTLADPDTPFAVVDVHKALRNIDRLATKADQLGVTLRPHVKTAKSLDVAALMHGAAPNPVTVSTLAEAEAFADGGYTDITYAVGIDPHKLPRVLALLRRGVTLRVLLDSAEQAAFVAEASRRAGIGIPAQIEIDCDGHRGGLKTDDPALLDIGHTLHDAGCLDGVLTHAGESYFAYSAQEQRLAAENERDTAVTAAGKLRAAGLPVATVSVGSTPTAHAAEDLTGVTELRAGTYVFFDLVMAGLGVCRIDDLALSVVVTVIGHRPEYGWIVTDGGWMAMSRDRGTAAQPQDQGYGLVTDLAGRPIPGLVMSAASQEHGTITARDGATLPDLPIGTRLRILPNHACATAAQHRGYHVIDSSRTATHAPAVQAVWNRVSGW